One Nicotiana tomentosiformis chromosome 4, ASM39032v3, whole genome shotgun sequence genomic window carries:
- the LOC104102652 gene encoding polyadenylate-binding protein 3, translating into MAATAVPPPAVQTQAETTAVGATPPPTPQMAMGGDGNGSGGVGVTTSTNYALYVGDLDTSVEEGQLYEVFNHVAQVVSVRVCRDQSGRCSLGYAYVNFTSPQDAATARELLNFTQLNGKPMRIMFSHRDPSLRKSGYANVFIKNLDSSIDNKALYDTFAAFGTVLSCKVAVDSNGQSKGYGFVQFDQDEAAHNAIKRLNGMLINDKQVYVGHFIRRQERSQANASDKFTNVYVKDLPETTTDEDLKKLFEKYGTITSAVVMKDKNGKSKCFGFVNYESSDAAASAVEQLNGSSFKEKVLYVGKAQKKSEREAELKAKFEQERASRFEKLKGANLYLKNLDDSVNDENLKGLFSEYGTITSCKVMRDSKGVSKGSGFVAFSTPEEATRALNEMNGKLIGKKPLFVAAAQRKDERRAWLQAHFARMRPAGGMAPPPGPMPGFHNGAPRLVPQQVYFGQGAPGLIAPQAAGFGFQQQLMPGLRPGVGPNFLLPYQLQRQGQHGRVGGRRGGNSQQQQQWNSGRFNPNGRNGRHPSITQGIMEPIMPAPFDASAMTTSALDIQRTNPVPPSTLASSLAFASPEDQHRMLGEQLFPLVERIERDHASKVTGMLLEMDQTEVLHLIESPDALNKKVSEAMDVLRIAGPGSSVGDKFGSLTLNG; encoded by the exons ATGGCGGCGACGGCGGTTCCGCCACCGGCTGTGCAAACTCAGGCGGAAACGACGGCGGTCGGAGCGACACCACCGCCGACTCCGCAGATGGCAATGGGAGGTGATGGTAACGGTAGTGGTGGTGTTGGTGTGACGACGAGTACGAACTATGCCCTGTACGTAGGGGATCTGGACACGTCAGTGGAAGAAGGACAACTATATGAGGTGTTTAACCACGTGGCACAAGTCGTGTCCGTTAGGGTTTGCAGGGATCAATCGGGCCGGTGCTCCCTCGGTTACGCTTACGTCAATTTCACTTCTCCACAAGATG CTGCTACTGCTAGGGAGTTATTAAATTTTACTCAGTTGAATGGAAAACCTATGAGGATAATGTTTTCTCATAGAGACCCTAGTCTGCGGAAGAGCGGATATGCAAATGTTTTCATTAAGAATCTGGACTCGTCAATTGATAACAAGGCGTTGTATGACACTTTTGCTGCCTTTGGAACGGTTCTTTCCTGCAAGGTAGCTGTTGATAGTAATGGTCAGTCAAAAGGATATGGATTTGTACAATTTGATCAGGACGAAGCTGCACACAATGCAATCAAGCGTCTAAATGGTATGTTGATAAATGATAAACAAGTCTATGTTGGCCACTTCATCCGTCGACAAGAAAGGAGTCAAGCAAATGCCTCTGATAAATTCACAAATGTGTATGTGAAAGACCTTCCTGAAACTACCACTGATGAGGATCTTAAGAAGCTTTTTGAGAAGTATGGAACCATCACCAGTGCTGTAGTTATGAAAGACAAAAATGGGAAGTCCAAGTGTTTTGGCTTCGTCAATTATGAGAGCTCGGATGCTGCAGCCTCTGCTGTTGAACAGTTGAATGGCAGTTCCTTCAAAGAAAAAGTTCTGTATGTAGGCAAGGCCCAGAAGAAATCAGAACGGGAAGCAGAACTGAAAGCCAAATTCGAACAAGAAAGAGCTAGTCGATTTGAGAAACTAAAAGGTGCTAACTTGTATTTAAAAAATCTCGATGACAGTGTGAATGATGAAAATCTGAAAGGGTTATTCTCGGAGTACGGAACCATAACGTCCTGCAAG GTGATGCGCGACTCAAAAGGGGTGAGCAAGGGTTCTGGCTTTGTTGCCTTCTCCACCCCCGAGGAAGCTACACGAGCT TTGAACGAAATGAATGGCAAGTTGATAGGAAAGAAACCTTTATTTGTTGCTGCTGCCCAGCGCAAGGATGAAAGAAGGGCATGGCTACAG GCACATTTTGCTCGGATGCGACCAGCTGGGGGGATGGCTCCTCCTCCTGGACCTATGCCTGGGTTTCACAATGGGGCACCTCGACTTGTTCCTCAGCAGGTCTACTTTGGTCAAGGTGCCCCAGGACTTATAGCACCTCAAGCCGCTGGATTTGGCTTCCAGCAACAACTCATGCCTGGACTTCGTCCAGGTGTTGGCCCGAATTTCCTCTTGCCCTATCAGCTTCAGCGTCAAGGACAACACGGACGTGTTGGTGGAAGGAGAGGAGGGAATTCTCAACAGCAGCAGCAG TGGAACTCCGGTAGATTCAATCCCAATGGACGAAATGGCAGGCATCCTAGCATCACTCAAGGTATAATGGAACCAATTATGCCAGCGCCATTTGATGCTTCTGCTATGACAACATCTGCGTTGGACATCCAACGCACTAACCCAGTTCCACCATCAACACTTGCTTCTTCTTTGGCCTTTGCTTCTCCAGAAGATCAGCATCGG ATGCTTGGAGAGCAGTTATTTCCACTTGTGGAACGCATTGAACGTGATCATGCTAGTAAAGTTACTGGGATGTTGCTTGAGATGGATCAAACTGAGGTGCTTCATCTCATCGAGTCCCCTGATGCGCTCAATAAGAAAGTTTCCGAGGCTATGGATGTTCTTCGCATAGCAGGGCCAGGTTCTAGTGTTGGTGACAAATTTGGATCTCTCACCCTGAATGGATGA
- the LOC104102651 gene encoding uncharacterized protein isoform X1 has protein sequence MPTVFVAVQCCQCSTMQVKQQKKSSNKWTCVVCNQKQSVRKVFAQGYKAKDVRLFVQNFNMSRQFTDQLPVVGREETETLEIGEQNQSHRSYKRTDWTEYLDPEENAIENNEDSVQGDVMEPKIVTELPKELFRKPKLNKYSAVEGHFRPVFSKRNARKQSTSQGMEPSKRQATMTSMVSKWGDNKRVPPDMSVQPATDSLCKLDDSINLYGNDNSMNERNLGYGKSTERSQPKTANKVSKWTEYINVDEDDCQLRFASGRGFTSDVNKWSNDTFGTSLKDQKLDDEEIHPHFLSTRLR, from the exons ATGCCGACGGTGTTCGTCGCCGTTCAGTGCTGTCAATGCTCCACCATGCAG GTGAAGCAGCAGAAGAAGAGTAGCAACAAATGGACTTGCGTTGTTTGTAATCAGAAACAGTCTGTTCGGAAAGTGTTTGCCCAGGGGTACAAGGCCAAGGATGTTCGCCTATTTGTTCAGAATTTTAACATGTCTCGTCAATTTACGGATCAGTTGCCCGTGGTAGGCAGGGAAGAAACCGAAACCCTAGAAATTGGAGAACAGAATCAAAGTCATAGAAGTTACAAGAGAACTGATTGGACTGAATACCTCGATCCAGAAGAAAATGCAATTGAAAACAATGAAGATTCAG TGCAAGGAGATGTAATGGAGCCGAAGATTGTGACGGAGTTGCCAAAAGAATTGTTCAGGAAGCCTAAGTTGAATAAGTACTCTGCTGTTGAAGGTCATTTCAGACCAGTTTTCTCAAAGCGGAATGCCAGAAAACAAAGCACTTCTCAAG GTATGGAGCCAAGCAAACGTCAGGCAACAATGACATCGATGGTCTCCAAGTGGGGAGATAATAAACGAGTACCACCAGACATGTCTGTTCAGCCTGCAACAGACAGTCTTTGCAAATTGGATGACAGCATCAACCTATATGGCAATGACAATTCTATGAATGAAAGAAATCTTGGTTATGGTAAGTCAACAGAGAGAAGTCAGCCAAAGACAGCCAACAAAGTTTCCAAATGGACTGAGTACATAAACGTAGATGAAGATGATTGTCAATTGCGGTTCGCAAGTGGGAGAGGATTCACATCTGATGTCAACAAATGGAGCAATGATACCTTTGGGACCTCATTGAAGGATCAAAAACTAGATGACGAAGAAATCCACCCTCATTTTCTCTCGACTCGTCTAAGATGA
- the LOC104102651 gene encoding uncharacterized protein isoform X2: MPTVFVAVQCCQCSTMQVKQQKKSSNKWTCVVCNQKQSVRKVFAQGYKAKDVRLFVQNFNMSRQFTDQLPVVGREETETLEIGEQNQSHRSYKRTDWTEYLDPEENAIENNEDSGDVMEPKIVTELPKELFRKPKLNKYSAVEGHFRPVFSKRNARKQSTSQGMEPSKRQATMTSMVSKWGDNKRVPPDMSVQPATDSLCKLDDSINLYGNDNSMNERNLGYGKSTERSQPKTANKVSKWTEYINVDEDDCQLRFASGRGFTSDVNKWSNDTFGTSLKDQKLDDEEIHPHFLSTRLR, translated from the exons ATGCCGACGGTGTTCGTCGCCGTTCAGTGCTGTCAATGCTCCACCATGCAG GTGAAGCAGCAGAAGAAGAGTAGCAACAAATGGACTTGCGTTGTTTGTAATCAGAAACAGTCTGTTCGGAAAGTGTTTGCCCAGGGGTACAAGGCCAAGGATGTTCGCCTATTTGTTCAGAATTTTAACATGTCTCGTCAATTTACGGATCAGTTGCCCGTGGTAGGCAGGGAAGAAACCGAAACCCTAGAAATTGGAGAACAGAATCAAAGTCATAGAAGTTACAAGAGAACTGATTGGACTGAATACCTCGATCCAGAAGAAAATGCAATTGAAAACAATGAAGATTCAG GAGATGTAATGGAGCCGAAGATTGTGACGGAGTTGCCAAAAGAATTGTTCAGGAAGCCTAAGTTGAATAAGTACTCTGCTGTTGAAGGTCATTTCAGACCAGTTTTCTCAAAGCGGAATGCCAGAAAACAAAGCACTTCTCAAG GTATGGAGCCAAGCAAACGTCAGGCAACAATGACATCGATGGTCTCCAAGTGGGGAGATAATAAACGAGTACCACCAGACATGTCTGTTCAGCCTGCAACAGACAGTCTTTGCAAATTGGATGACAGCATCAACCTATATGGCAATGACAATTCTATGAATGAAAGAAATCTTGGTTATGGTAAGTCAACAGAGAGAAGTCAGCCAAAGACAGCCAACAAAGTTTCCAAATGGACTGAGTACATAAACGTAGATGAAGATGATTGTCAATTGCGGTTCGCAAGTGGGAGAGGATTCACATCTGATGTCAACAAATGGAGCAATGATACCTTTGGGACCTCATTGAAGGATCAAAAACTAGATGACGAAGAAATCCACCCTCATTTTCTCTCGACTCGTCTAAGATGA